A region from the Silene latifolia isolate original U9 population chromosome 7, ASM4854445v1, whole genome shotgun sequence genome encodes:
- the LOC141592171 gene encoding basic endochitinase A-like encodes MGTKKNLLLAPVYTLLFFLWLTGSAVAEQCGWQAGGALCPRRYCCSRSGYCGITPPYCDDGCQSQCVSPPPPPPPPPSPPPPPPLPPSPLPPPCDEAEGELTDIINEELFNQMLLHRNDPICLARGFYTFDAFINAAKYFPCFGTVGDEETRKREVASFFAQTSHETTGGWDTAPDGRFAWGYCHKAEVGAKDPHCEPSAQWPCVAGKKYYGRGPIQLSYNYNYGPAGEALGLDLLSDPDLVETDPTVSFKTALWFWMTAQPPKPSCHAVSISQWRPTPADNACGRVAGYGLLINIINGGLECNIPPPDPRVEDRIGFYKKYCDMFGIDYGQNLDCYNQKPYNYCSSWSIM; translated from the exons ATGGGAACCAAAAAAAACCTTCTATTAGCACCAGTATACACCCTTCTATTCTTTTTATGGTTAACCGGTAGTGCCGTAGCAGAACAATGTGGTTGGCAAGCAGGAGGTGCCCTGTGTCCTCGGCGTTACTGCTGTAGCAGATCGGGGTACTGTGGTATTACTCCTCCTTACTGTGATGACGGGTGTCAAAGTCAATGTGTTtcaccgccaccgccaccgccaccaccaccgtccCCACCTCCTCCACCACCATTACCACCCTCACCTCTCCCACCTCCTTGCGATGAGGCGGAGGGTGAGCTTACTGACATAATAAATGAGGAATTGTTTAATCAAATGTTGTTGCATCGTAATGACCCTATTTGCCTAGCTAGAGGATTTTATACATTTGATGCATTTATTAATGCTGCCAAATATTTTCCTTGTTTTGGGACTGTTGGTGATGAGGAAACTAGGAAGCGGGAAGTTGCTTCTTTCTTTGCTCAGACATCTCATGAGACTActg GTGGATGGGATACTGCACCAGATGGACGGTTCGCGTGGGGTTACTGTCACAAGGCAGAAGTTGGAGCCAAAGACCCTCACTGTGAGCCTTCGGCACAATGGCCTTGCGTTGCCGGAAAGAAATACTATGGTCGGGGACCTATACAACTTTCCTA CAATTACAACTATGGACCGGCAGGGGAAGCATTAGGGTTAGACCTACTAAGTGATCCAGATCTAGTAGAAACGGACCCTACCGTTTCCTTTAAGACAGCATTGTGGTTCTGGATGACAGCTCAACCACCAAAGCCATCTTGTCACGCTGTTTCGATCAGTCAGTGGCGACCAACTCCTGCTGACAATGCTTGCGGCCGAGTTGCAGGATATGGGTTGCTTATTAATATTATCAATGGTGGTCTCGAATGTAACATTCCACCACCAGACCCACGTGTCGAGGATCGAATTGGATTTTACAAGAAGTATTGCGACATGTTTGGTATTGACTATGGCCAGAACCTTGATTGCTATAATCAAAAACCTTATAACTATTGTAGTTCCTGGAGTATTATGTAA